One Candidatus Sulfurimonas baltica DNA segment encodes these proteins:
- a CDS encoding virulence RhuM family protein: protein MLKNLTISNSTAEFLIYKSDNQDVKVDVLLHDENIWLTQEQMAQLFGKAKSTINEHIKNIFKDEELIEFDVMQKFGNSEFQQKAPNYYNLDTIISVGYRVKSIQGVRFRQWATKRLQEYIIKGFTMDDERLKNPEQPFGKDYFKEQLERIKDIRSSERRFYQQITDIYSECSIDYDKNSKATKDFFATVQNKLHWAITKQTASEIIYSRANHEKENMGLSTWKNAPSGRIRKTDVVVAKNYLEEKELKTLNRIVTMYLDYAEHQAERQIPMTMNDWSKKLNTFLVFNEHDILQDAGKVTAQIAKEFAISEFEKYKVIQNKSYQSDFDILLEQIDKDTR, encoded by the coding sequence ATGCTTAAAAACCTAACTATAAGTAACTCAACAGCAGAGTTCCTAATCTACAAATCAGATAATCAAGATGTAAAAGTAGATGTGCTTTTACATGATGAAAATATTTGGCTTACACAAGAACAGATGGCACAGTTGTTTGGTAAAGCAAAATCAACAATAAATGAACATATTAAAAATATTTTTAAAGATGAAGAGCTTATAGAATTTGATGTTATGCAGAAATTCGGAAATTCCGAATTTCAGCAAAAAGCACCAAACTATTATAATCTAGATACAATTATTTCTGTTGGATATAGAGTAAAATCAATCCAAGGTGTAAGATTTAGACAATGGGCTACTAAAAGGCTGCAAGAGTATATCATCAAAGGTTTTACTATGGATGATGAAAGACTTAAAAATCCTGAACAACCATTTGGAAAAGATTATTTTAAAGAGCAATTAGAACGTATAAAAGATATTCGTTCAAGTGAGAGAAGATTTTATCAACAAATTACAGATATTTATTCAGAATGCAGTATTGATTATGACAAAAACTCAAAAGCTACAAAAGATTTTTTTGCCACAGTTCAAAATAAATTGCATTGGGCTATTACAAAACAAACAGCATCTGAAATAATATATTCAAGAGCAAATCATGAAAAAGAAAACATGGGATTAAGCACTTGGAAAAATGCCCCAAGTGGAAGAATAAGAAAAACTGATGTTGTTGTAGCCAAAAATTACCTAGAAGAAAAAGAATTGAAAACATTAAATAGAATTGTAACTATGTATCTTGATTATGCAGAACATCAAGCAGAACGTCAAATACCTATGACCATGAACGATTGGAGTAAAAAACTAAATACTTTTTTAGTGTTCAATGAACATGATATCTTACAAGATGCTGGAAAAGTTACAGCACAAATTGCAAAAGAGTTTGCTATAAGCGAATTTGAAAAATATAAAGTTATACAAAATAAATCATATCAGAGTGATTTTGATATATTGCTTGAACAAATAGACAAAGATACAAGGTAA
- a CDS encoding AAA family ATPase, with the protein MNYIEKVTIEGFWGERTLIFDFNDDVNFIIGINGSGKTTAVNIIVAALTADFSELDSLEFSKIEIKLKSKNSRKKPSVTITKNDVKEQPFASIEYEIKESASDKPHTLSLDDFEEQMMLRRYPKHLLERELYRRHGSNIASILNKLVNVSWLSVQRASASRNEDERYESTVDRKLKELSNRLVRYFSSLNKDGSELVENFQKTVFLSMLYRKNNKPLFAEVKGIKLEEEKRALEGIFSQFKVPSKDFQSKLDNHFNALKTAKNKLLGLEENKEGLSTQDISVLMSTERIDYIVDEWNRLLEERKAILEPKDTFLSIINEMMQRKEFSINSQNELQVTTQSGKNLPIHRLSSGEKQLIIVLGEALLQEKRTWVYIADEPELSLHVRWQENLVENLRAINPNSQIIFATHSPDVVSIFDNKVFDMENMF; encoded by the coding sequence ATGAATTACATTGAAAAAGTAACTATCGAAGGCTTTTGGGGAGAACGAACCTTAATATTTGATTTTAATGATGATGTTAATTTTATTATTGGGATAAATGGATCAGGTAAAACTACAGCTGTCAATATTATTGTTGCAGCATTAACTGCAGATTTTTCTGAATTAGATAGTTTGGAATTTTCCAAAATAGAGATTAAACTCAAGTCTAAAAATAGTAGAAAAAAGCCATCTGTTACAATTACAAAAAACGATGTAAAAGAACAACCTTTTGCGTCTATTGAATATGAAATCAAAGAATCAGCTAGCGATAAACCACACACACTTTCTTTAGATGATTTTGAAGAGCAAATGATGCTTAGGCGTTATCCTAAACATCTTTTAGAGAGAGAACTATATAGACGTCATGGAAGTAATATAGCTTCTATTTTAAATAAACTAGTTAATGTTAGCTGGCTCTCAGTACAAAGAGCTAGTGCATCGCGCAATGAAGATGAAAGATATGAGTCTACAGTTGATCGCAAACTTAAAGAACTATCTAACCGCCTTGTAAGATATTTCTCATCCTTAAATAAGGATGGTTCCGAACTAGTTGAAAATTTTCAAAAGACAGTATTTTTGTCTATGTTGTACAGAAAAAACAACAAGCCACTTTTTGCTGAAGTAAAAGGCATTAAGCTTGAAGAAGAAAAAAGAGCGCTCGAAGGTATTTTTAGTCAATTTAAAGTTCCATCAAAAGATTTTCAAAGTAAGTTAGATAATCATTTCAATGCACTTAAAACAGCTAAAAATAAACTTTTAGGATTAGAAGAAAATAAAGAAGGTTTATCTACACAAGATATTTCTGTTTTAATGTCTACCGAACGAATTGACTATATTGTTGATGAGTGGAATAGACTTTTAGAAGAAAGAAAAGCTATTTTAGAACCAAAAGACACCTTCCTTTCCATTATTAATGAAATGATGCAAAGAAAGGAATTTTCTATTAACTCACAAAATGAGCTTCAAGTGACCACCCAATCTGGTAAAAATTTACCAATTCATCGACTTTCTTCTGGAGAAAAACAGTTAATCATTGTATTAGGGGAAGCTTTACTTCAAGAAAAAAGAACTTGGGTTTATATTGCAGATGAGCCTGAATTATCTTTACATGTACGTTGGCAAGAAAATTTGGTTGAAAATCTTCGAGCAATCAATCCAAACTCACAAATAATATTTGCAACACACTCCCCTGATGTCGTTAGTATTTTTGACAATAAAGTATTTGATATGGAGAATATGTTCTAA
- a CDS encoding DUF6953 family protein, with the protein MVDTKDVAQFMFDKLEESNSLYQYDIVHDIETTYGNEFVYQNENGNMAIEKKVLTAFNKFKKENNIEWDKSEKAWFLN; encoded by the coding sequence ATGGTAGATACAAAAGATGTTGCACAGTTTATGTTTGATAAATTAGAAGAAAGCAATTCATTATATCAATATGATATTGTACACGATATTGAAACCACTTATGGAAATGAGTTTGTGTATCAAAATGAAAATGGAAATATGGCAATAGAAAAAAAAGTTTTAACTGCATTTAATAAGTTTAAAAAAGAAAATAATATTGAGTGGGATAAAAGCGAAAAAGCTTGGTTTCTAAACTAA
- a CDS encoding N-acetyltransferase produces MAHMIDPTDGLISLQDALNKKLVEFTNCELSQDIVMHVDQPEGIVRFSYAKILNGEIQSYTVFVMAEPIDGTVCLNLGYAVPKKYRNQGFAQDILKKSIIELKNGLGRNNIKEFYLEAIIGTDNEVSQKIASNIISNSPKKCKDAYSGQDALAYTKLIK; encoded by the coding sequence ATGGCACATATGATAGATCCCACAGACGGGTTAATAAGTTTGCAAGATGCATTAAATAAAAAACTAGTTGAATTCACTAATTGTGAGTTATCTCAAGACATTGTTATGCATGTTGATCAGCCAGAAGGAATAGTGCGTTTTAGTTATGCAAAAATTCTAAACGGTGAGATTCAATCTTACACCGTATTTGTTATGGCAGAGCCAATAGATGGGACAGTTTGTTTAAACCTAGGATATGCTGTACCAAAAAAATACCGCAACCAAGGGTTTGCACAAGATATATTGAAAAAAAGTATTATCGAATTAAAAAATGGCTTAGGAAGAAATAATATAAAAGAATTTTACTTAGAAGCAATTATTGGAACAGATAATGAAGTTTCTCAAAAAATTGCATCAAACATAATTTCAAATTCACCAAAGAAATGTAAAGATGCATATTCTGGACAAGATGCATTAGCTTATACGAAACTAATAAAGTAA